In Phenylobacterium zucineum HLK1, one DNA window encodes the following:
- a CDS encoding chemotaxis protein CheW, whose amino-acid sequence MPLPVAAGMVFNRGMTAAPQRFVLFRAAEGEWAMSASGVAEVLPTAPMQRPAGSPAVLAGFLNLGGRPLPVVRLDALFGPEAGRADDLYHHVLRLTSSEAGGELGLLVERVTDVDAKAEGVAPLEPDQSVNGALVGNLVIGERLVPLLDRGRLLLVEEQRRIDDLAAAARARLDQLDQAGA is encoded by the coding sequence TTGCCGCTTCCCGTCGCGGCCGGGATGGTGTTCAACCGCGGCATGACCGCGGCCCCTCAGCGTTTCGTCCTGTTCCGCGCCGCCGAGGGCGAGTGGGCGATGTCGGCCTCCGGCGTCGCCGAGGTGCTGCCGACGGCGCCGATGCAGCGGCCGGCCGGGTCCCCGGCGGTGCTGGCGGGGTTCCTGAACCTCGGTGGGCGACCGCTGCCGGTGGTGCGGCTGGATGCGCTGTTCGGCCCGGAGGCCGGCCGGGCCGACGACCTCTACCACCACGTTCTGCGGCTGACCTCGTCCGAAGCCGGCGGCGAACTGGGGCTGCTGGTGGAGCGGGTCACCGACGTGGACGCCAAGGCCGAAGGCGTCGCGCCGCTGGAGCCGGACCAGAGCGTCAACGGCGCGCTGGTCGGCAATCTGGTGATCGGCGAGCGGCTGGTCCCCCTGCTGGACCGCGGGCGCCTGCTGCTGGTCGAGGAGCAGCGCCGCATCGACGACCTCGCCGCCGCCGCCCGCGCGCGGCTGGACCAGCTGGACCAAGCCGGCGCTTGA
- a CDS encoding CheR family methyltransferase: MRAPAPLPMGEAFARLKQQVIERTGHFYYEDKDEVLWERVRKRLAAARSPSLDQYLERLADPDRGEAEWAALEAELTIGETYFFRYPEQFEALRRTILPDIFERRAESRRVRIWSAGCATGAEAYSVAILLHEMLGEALAGWRITILGSDINETFLAQAREARFGRWALRSLPPEQRDAWFTPEEGAWRLRPQYRSLVRFERGNLLDLLGPSPPLELVDFDLILCRNVMIYFHPAKMAEVAAALVARLTPEGWLLVGHAEPNPEFARFAAAVSLPGTVAYRPPDAETPAAPPPAWTPPVLPPAAELVIPAPAFAPAPLAPLAGQPPQTPTATPREPARAPASGDIVEEVRRRADVGDFRAAELSCREALEADPENPVLHFYAGLVEQALGRLASAEDSLRKAAYLDPGFVLAHYHLGVVRLARGRREAGRRAVAAAAQLAGTLTRDARLPEGAGLTAGELRELARVQLE, from the coding sequence TTGAGGGCTCCCGCGCCGCTGCCCATGGGCGAGGCGTTCGCGCGCCTGAAGCAGCAGGTCATCGAGCGCACCGGCCACTTCTACTACGAGGACAAGGACGAGGTGCTCTGGGAGCGGGTGCGCAAGCGCCTGGCCGCCGCCCGCAGCCCGAGCCTGGATCAGTATCTCGAGCGCCTGGCCGATCCCGACCGCGGCGAGGCGGAATGGGCCGCGCTCGAGGCCGAGCTGACCATCGGCGAGACCTACTTCTTCCGCTATCCGGAGCAGTTCGAGGCGCTGCGCCGGACCATCCTGCCCGACATCTTCGAGCGCCGAGCCGAGAGCCGGCGGGTGCGGATCTGGAGCGCCGGCTGCGCCACCGGCGCCGAGGCCTATTCGGTGGCCATCCTGCTGCACGAGATGCTGGGCGAGGCGCTCGCCGGCTGGCGGATCACGATCCTGGGCTCGGACATCAACGAGACCTTCCTGGCCCAGGCGCGCGAGGCGCGCTTCGGCCGCTGGGCGCTGCGCTCGCTGCCCCCCGAGCAGAGGGACGCCTGGTTCACGCCCGAGGAGGGCGCCTGGCGCCTGCGGCCGCAGTACCGCAGCCTGGTGCGCTTTGAGCGCGGCAACCTGCTAGACCTCCTGGGGCCCTCGCCGCCGCTGGAGCTGGTCGATTTCGACCTCATCCTGTGCCGCAACGTGATGATCTACTTCCACCCGGCCAAGATGGCCGAGGTGGCCGCCGCCCTGGTGGCGCGCCTGACGCCCGAGGGCTGGCTGCTGGTCGGCCACGCCGAGCCCAATCCCGAGTTCGCCCGCTTCGCGGCCGCGGTCAGCCTGCCGGGCACCGTGGCCTATCGTCCGCCGGACGCCGAAACGCCGGCCGCGCCGCCGCCGGCCTGGACCCCGCCGGTCCTGCCGCCCGCCGCCGAGCTGGTGATCCCCGCGCCCGCCTTTGCGCCGGCGCCCCTCGCGCCCCTGGCGGGTCAGCCGCCGCAAACGCCGACCGCCACCCCGCGGGAGCCGGCCCGCGCGCCGGCGTCGGGCGACATAGTGGAGGAGGTGCGCCGCCGCGCCGACGTGGGCGACTTCCGGGCCGCGGAGCTGAGCTGCCGCGAGGCGCTGGAGGCCGATCCCGAGAACCCGGTCCTCCACTTCTACGCGGGGCTCGTCGAGCAGGCGCTGGGGCGGCTGGCGTCCGCGGAGGACTCGCTGCGCAAGGCCGCCTACCTCGATCCCGGCTTCGTGCTGGCGCACTATCACCTCGGCGTCGTGCGCCTGGCCCGCGGGCGGCGCGAGGCCGGCCGCCGCGCGGTCGCCGCCGCCGCGCAGCTGGCCGGAACCTTGACCAGGGATGCGCGTTTGCCCGAAGGGGCGGGCCTGACCGCAGGTGAACTGCGGGAGCTGGCGCGCGTCCAGCTCGAATAG
- a CDS encoding chemotaxis protein CheW — protein sequence MAEKARKRAPPDKRGPDRAGPDLARVSPARRRAILRERERALASRSETRAEAARGRRVLVCAVGANLYGLPMEQVARIKPFTRWGAAAARHPALVGLVADGGRVAPVFDLARLVGAGGAEAAQGGWLVLLGPPHRAALRIADLPAAAEVEALDGAGEDRARVLSGDHADKILVMLSVEALLAPTHTTSHRSTSSGVHAP from the coding sequence ATGGCTGAAAAGGCGCGCAAGCGCGCACCGCCGGACAAGAGGGGGCCGGACAGAGCGGGGCCGGACCTCGCCCGCGTCTCGCCCGCGCGCCGTCGCGCGATCCTGCGCGAGCGGGAGCGGGCCCTGGCGAGCCGGTCCGAGACGCGCGCCGAGGCCGCGCGCGGGCGGCGGGTGCTCGTCTGCGCTGTCGGCGCCAACCTCTACGGCCTGCCGATGGAGCAGGTGGCCCGCATCAAGCCGTTCACGCGCTGGGGCGCGGCGGCGGCCCGCCATCCTGCGCTCGTGGGCCTCGTGGCTGACGGCGGCCGCGTCGCGCCGGTCTTCGACTTGGCCCGCCTCGTCGGCGCCGGCGGCGCGGAGGCGGCGCAGGGCGGCTGGCTCGTGCTCCTCGGGCCGCCGCACCGGGCGGCGCTGCGGATCGCCGACCTGCCGGCCGCCGCCGAAGTGGAGGCCCTGGACGGCGCCGGGGAGGACCGGGCAAGGGTCCTCTCGGGGGACCACGCCGACAAGATCCTCGTCATGCTCTCCGTCGAGGCGCTGCTGGCCCCGACCCACACGACTTCCCACCGCTCGACTTCCAGTGGAGTCCACGCCCCGTGA
- a CDS encoding methyl-accepting chemotaxis protein has translation MTIANRILLGFAAVIVLMIAVGLLALNQIGDIRRETETIITRDLGFVRLVSEIRVSRQQMQAAAETGFSDRMARQAVGGGEGPDWRERSAAVEQALQQARSLAGQYESNALSADRQQAWRKVGESLAAAAPILQASKTDNETVEAAIARGDFAEAADVRQRLAGRRGDFERQMQSILKEMDGVLEAGQARLTDAYELSRNILLTGLFIAVLLGIGAAYYIRNSIVGPLSAFMAFVERVGQGDLAGQTAATSKDEIGQLGSTLNAMVDGLKELARQSRDATENLNAATAEIRASTQEQAAGVEEQLAAVQETAATVDEITHSGAQISKRAQEVIASAQATAQTSTEGLRAVDETTRAMDAIRDQAEAVAENIVALSEKTQAIGDIIATVNDISERSHLLALNAAIEAAAAGEHGRSFSVVASEMKMLADQAKDATGQVRSILGDIQRGINASVMLTEEAVKRVAAGKERTDTTHRTITEITGRVQESVQTFQQIVASTNQQQLGIEQVMSALQNIRQASQQTAAGTRQLDEAAANLTRLSQQLLALAERYRL, from the coding sequence GTGACCATCGCCAACCGGATCCTCCTGGGCTTCGCCGCCGTCATCGTGCTGATGATCGCGGTGGGGCTGCTCGCGCTGAACCAGATCGGCGACATCCGCCGCGAGACGGAGACGATCATCACCCGGGACCTGGGCTTCGTGCGCCTGGTCAGCGAAATCCGCGTCTCCCGCCAGCAGATGCAGGCCGCGGCCGAAACCGGGTTCAGCGACCGGATGGCCCGCCAGGCGGTCGGCGGCGGCGAGGGCCCCGACTGGCGCGAGCGCAGCGCCGCGGTGGAACAGGCCCTGCAGCAGGCCCGGAGCCTGGCCGGGCAGTACGAGAGCAACGCCCTGAGCGCCGACCGCCAGCAGGCGTGGCGGAAGGTCGGCGAGTCCCTCGCGGCGGCCGCCCCGATCCTGCAGGCGTCCAAGACCGACAACGAAACCGTCGAAGCGGCGATCGCCCGCGGCGACTTCGCCGAGGCCGCCGACGTGCGCCAGCGGCTGGCCGGCCGCCGGGGCGATTTCGAGCGCCAGATGCAGAGCATCCTGAAAGAGATGGACGGGGTGCTGGAGGCCGGCCAGGCCCGGCTGACCGACGCCTACGAGCTGAGCCGCAACATCCTGCTGACGGGGCTGTTCATCGCCGTCCTGCTGGGGATCGGCGCCGCCTACTACATCCGCAACTCCATCGTCGGACCGCTGAGCGCGTTCATGGCGTTCGTGGAGCGGGTCGGGCAGGGCGACCTGGCGGGCCAGACGGCGGCGACCTCCAAGGACGAGATCGGCCAGCTCGGCTCGACCCTCAACGCCATGGTGGACGGGTTGAAGGAGCTGGCGCGCCAGAGCCGCGACGCCACCGAGAACCTCAATGCGGCGACGGCGGAGATCCGCGCCTCGACCCAGGAGCAGGCGGCCGGGGTCGAGGAGCAGCTGGCCGCGGTGCAGGAGACCGCCGCCACGGTCGACGAGATCACCCACTCGGGGGCTCAGATCAGCAAGCGGGCCCAGGAGGTGATCGCCTCGGCCCAGGCGACCGCCCAGACCAGCACCGAGGGCCTGCGGGCCGTGGACGAGACCACCCGAGCGATGGACGCCATCCGCGACCAGGCCGAGGCCGTGGCCGAGAACATCGTGGCGCTGAGCGAGAAGACGCAGGCGATCGGCGACATCATCGCCACCGTCAACGACATCTCCGAGCGCTCGCACCTGCTGGCGCTGAACGCCGCCATCGAGGCGGCCGCGGCGGGCGAGCACGGCCGCAGCTTCTCGGTGGTCGCCTCGGAGATGAAGATGCTGGCCGACCAGGCCAAGGACGCCACCGGCCAGGTCCGCTCGATCCTGGGGGACATCCAGCGGGGCATCAACGCCTCGGTGATGCTGACCGAGGAGGCGGTGAAGCGGGTCGCCGCCGGCAAGGAGCGCACCGACACCACCCACCGGACGATCACCGAGATCACCGGCCGGGTGCAGGAGAGCGTGCAGACGTTCCAGCAGATCGTCGCCTCGACGAACCAGCAGCAACTCGGCATCGAGCAGGTGATGAGCGCGCTGCAGAACATCCGGCAGGCCAGCCAGCAGACCGCCGCCGGCACGCGCCAGCTGGACGAGGCCGCCGCCAACCTGACGCGCCTCTCGCAACAGCTGCTCGCGCTCGCCGAACGCTACCGGCTCTAG
- a CDS encoding hybrid sensor histidine kinase/response regulator, which produces MADIRAQLLAAFEVEHREHLEAIRRALTAPEQADLREVFRRAHSLKGAARAVDLPRIEELAHGLEDLIAGVGEGAGALDRPTLDAIHLLLDRIEAEAEAARTGVPPDGPDQAPSEGEPPAEAAASAVEGEAGLEYVRIDAQALRELAQAAHQLANDVRAEQSAPQQLRRLHRESRRLEQLWSELRLRLGEGRDGARARDFEHALKTLTRDLADLGQTQHRTSWSLQTDLGVLREQVDRIALTPAATVFGDLGRMVRELARAEGVEVDVRVEGLDVRAERRVLQALRDPVIHLLRNALSHGAEPAEARRRAGKPEALAVGLQISARGDRLQARVYDDGAGPDLARIEQAAIDRGLLPKRSPATPPPSPEEVLALAFEPGVSSAEAVDRLAGRGMGLSIVLQSVRGLGGGARLGARRPYGAEVVVSAPLSLARQTVILIETGGGTFGLPSFGVVRLLRLAQDRLETVEGALTARIGIGEADVVVPVVSMAAVLGNAESEIPASGGTVSAVLLSRGERHVAFAVDAFSDVREMAVEAAPGEGLDAPLALGVALLEGETPLMVLDPDGLVDRWLRDERRLAAAGLGLASRAAERPRQRTVLVVDDSITTRTLEKSILEGQGYRVLLAVDGVDALHVLRSGEAIVDVVVADVEMPRMDGFSLLQAVKADASLAALPVILMTSRNDPTDVRRGMDLGAEAYITKQKFDQRELLATIGRIL; this is translated from the coding sequence TTGGCCGACATCCGCGCCCAGCTGCTGGCCGCCTTCGAGGTCGAGCACCGCGAGCACCTCGAAGCGATCCGTCGCGCCCTGACCGCGCCGGAGCAGGCCGACCTGCGCGAGGTGTTCCGGCGCGCGCACAGCCTGAAGGGCGCGGCCCGGGCCGTGGACCTGCCGCGCATCGAGGAGCTGGCGCACGGGCTGGAGGACCTGATCGCGGGGGTGGGCGAGGGAGCCGGCGCGCTCGACCGTCCGACCCTGGACGCCATCCACCTGCTCCTGGACCGCATCGAGGCCGAGGCCGAGGCGGCGCGTACGGGCGTCCCCCCCGACGGTCCGGACCAGGCGCCTTCGGAGGGCGAGCCGCCCGCCGAGGCGGCGGCTTCGGCGGTCGAGGGTGAGGCGGGGCTCGAGTATGTGCGCATCGACGCCCAGGCGCTCCGCGAGCTGGCCCAGGCCGCGCACCAGCTGGCCAACGACGTGCGGGCCGAACAGTCGGCGCCGCAGCAGCTTCGCCGCCTCCACCGCGAGAGCCGCCGGCTCGAGCAGCTGTGGAGCGAGCTGCGCCTGCGGCTGGGCGAAGGCCGGGACGGGGCGCGGGCGCGCGATTTCGAGCACGCCCTCAAGACGCTGACGCGCGACCTGGCGGACCTGGGACAGACGCAGCATCGCACGAGCTGGAGCCTGCAGACCGACCTGGGAGTGCTGCGCGAGCAGGTGGACCGCATCGCCCTGACGCCGGCCGCCACGGTGTTCGGGGACCTGGGCCGGATGGTCCGCGAGCTCGCCCGCGCGGAGGGGGTCGAAGTGGACGTCCGCGTCGAGGGCCTGGACGTGCGCGCCGAACGGCGGGTGCTGCAGGCGCTGCGCGATCCCGTCATCCACCTGCTGCGCAATGCGCTCAGCCACGGCGCGGAGCCTGCCGAGGCGCGCCGGCGGGCCGGCAAGCCCGAGGCGCTGGCGGTGGGCCTGCAAATCTCGGCGCGGGGCGATCGCCTGCAGGCCAGAGTCTACGACGACGGCGCTGGTCCCGACCTGGCGCGCATCGAGCAGGCGGCGATCGACCGGGGTTTGCTTCCGAAGCGCAGCCCGGCGACCCCGCCGCCGAGCCCGGAGGAGGTCCTCGCCCTGGCGTTCGAACCGGGCGTCTCGTCGGCCGAGGCGGTGGACCGCCTGGCGGGACGCGGCATGGGCCTGTCGATCGTGCTGCAGTCGGTGCGCGGCCTCGGTGGCGGCGCGAGGCTCGGCGCGCGCCGGCCCTACGGCGCCGAAGTGGTCGTCTCGGCGCCGCTGTCGCTGGCGCGCCAGACCGTGATCCTGATCGAGACGGGCGGCGGGACGTTCGGCCTGCCGAGCTTCGGCGTCGTGCGGCTGCTGCGCCTGGCGCAGGATCGGCTGGAAACCGTCGAAGGGGCGCTGACGGCCCGGATAGGAATCGGCGAGGCGGACGTTGTCGTCCCGGTGGTGTCGATGGCGGCGGTCCTGGGAAATGCCGAGTCCGAGATCCCCGCCTCGGGCGGGACGGTGAGCGCCGTGCTGCTGTCGCGCGGCGAGCGGCACGTGGCCTTCGCGGTCGACGCCTTCTCGGACGTGCGGGAGATGGCGGTGGAGGCCGCGCCGGGCGAGGGGCTCGATGCGCCGCTGGCCCTCGGCGTGGCCCTGCTGGAAGGCGAGACCCCGCTCATGGTGCTCGATCCCGACGGGCTGGTGGACCGCTGGCTGCGCGACGAGCGGCGGCTGGCGGCGGCGGGTCTGGGCCTGGCCTCGCGGGCGGCCGAGCGCCCGCGCCAGCGGACCGTGCTGGTGGTGGACGATTCCATCACCACGCGCACGCTGGAGAAGAGCATCCTGGAGGGGCAGGGCTACCGCGTGCTGCTGGCGGTCGACGGGGTGGACGCGTTGCACGTCCTTCGCTCGGGCGAGGCGATCGTCGACGTGGTGGTGGCCGACGTCGAGATGCCGCGCATGGACGGCTTCTCGCTGCTGCAGGCGGTCAAGGCCGACGCCAGCCTTGCGGCCCTGCCGGTCATCCTGATGACCTCGCGCAACGACCCGACCGACGTGCGGCGGGGCATGGACCTGGGCGCCGAGGCCTACATCACCAAGCAGAAGTTCGACCAGCGCGAGCTGCTGGCCACCATCGGACGGATCCTGTGA
- the cheB gene encoding chemotaxis-specific protein-glutamate methyltransferase CheB, with product MIVEDSLVVRQLLAHLIGRDPRFVVAAAVASAEEALAEIGRVKPDVISMDIRLPGIDGLEATRRIMSEHPTPIVVIADSVEDRSLSISMNALRAGALSVVEKPVGVASAAYERIAETITTQLFIMSSVPVIRRRSFAAGPAAAEPPPPPRGDAAFRRPAFVALAASTGGPPALAKVLEGLPKTLEASVFVVQHMGEAFMEGFATWLAGLSPLPVALAEDGATAQPGRVYVAPGGRHLSVEGGGRMRLVASEPVSSQRPSANVLFSSLARSAAPQTVGVLLTGMGEDGAQGLLELRRAGGYTIAEHQSSAVVYGMPAAAVRLKAAKEILPLDMIGPRLVHLAQRARP from the coding sequence ATGATCGTCGAGGACTCTCTGGTCGTGCGCCAGCTCCTCGCCCACCTGATCGGCCGCGATCCCCGGTTCGTGGTCGCCGCCGCCGTGGCCTCGGCCGAGGAGGCGCTGGCCGAGATCGGCCGGGTGAAGCCCGACGTCATCTCGATGGACATCCGGCTGCCCGGCATCGACGGCCTCGAGGCCACCCGCCGGATCATGAGCGAGCACCCGACCCCGATCGTGGTGATCGCCGACTCCGTCGAGGACCGCTCGCTCAGCATCTCGATGAACGCGCTTCGGGCCGGCGCCCTGAGCGTGGTGGAGAAGCCCGTGGGCGTCGCCTCGGCCGCCTACGAGCGCATCGCCGAGACCATCACCACCCAGCTCTTCATCATGAGCAGCGTGCCGGTGATCCGCCGGCGCAGCTTCGCCGCCGGACCTGCGGCGGCCGAGCCGCCGCCCCCGCCGCGAGGCGATGCGGCCTTCCGGCGGCCGGCCTTCGTGGCCCTGGCCGCCTCGACGGGCGGACCGCCCGCCCTGGCCAAGGTGCTGGAGGGCCTGCCGAAGACGCTGGAGGCTTCGGTCTTCGTCGTCCAGCACATGGGCGAGGCGTTCATGGAGGGCTTCGCGACCTGGCTGGCCGGGCTCTCGCCGCTTCCGGTGGCGCTGGCCGAGGATGGGGCGACGGCCCAGCCGGGGCGGGTCTATGTGGCGCCGGGCGGACGGCACCTGTCGGTCGAGGGCGGCGGGCGGATGCGGCTCGTCGCCAGCGAGCCCGTGTCCAGCCAGCGGCCGTCGGCCAACGTGCTCTTCTCATCCCTGGCGCGCAGCGCCGCGCCGCAGACGGTGGGCGTGCTGCTGACCGGCATGGGGGAAGACGGCGCCCAGGGGCTGCTCGAACTTCGCCGCGCCGGGGGCTACACCATCGCCGAGCACCAGAGCAGCGCGGTCGTCTACGGCATGCCCGCCGCGGCGGTGCGGCTGAAGGCGGCCAAGGAGATCCTGCCGCTCGACATGATCGGACCGCGGCTCGTCCATCTGGCGCAGAGGGCCCGCCCGTGA
- a CDS encoding response regulator, translated as MSEAPRILVVEDSETQALALRGVLEQEGFEVDVAATAEAALDRLNGELPDLVVADFHLPGMDGRELSRQIRLNGRTRALPVLMLTSAREVDLERQGLESGVDAYLPKSANVEVMLARLRALLRRPQAAGAERGRAFRRARVLLAHDSATARLRLRHLLDQEGYEVVEASTEREAVQSLDEETDCVVLPIAAAAWDGLLLARDLNAQRQRLGFPFQIVVIGPGPDQPAELAAAFEAGADEVVRTLESDDVVLVRLRALLRRKLLQDEARRAQAAEARAAAADQLARANADLQAANRQLRDAQAQLVQSAKMASLGELVAGIAHEINNPLAFILGHQDTVERLVGEALAAPDLATAGPALTKAQDRLRSMRLGLQRIQTLVLNLRKFSRLDEAEKQLLDVPDAIETVLALLKPKLADIEVRRRFEAGPALYGSPALLNQVVMNIVSNAADALGGTGVIEVATHEADGRYRIEISDSGPGVPPELRDRIFDPFFTTKPVGAGTGLGLAIAFSVVRAHDGAISVDEGPLGGARFVIDLPAGGAA; from the coding sequence GTGAGCGAGGCGCCCCGCATCCTCGTGGTCGAGGACTCCGAGACCCAGGCCCTCGCCCTGCGCGGCGTGCTCGAGCAGGAGGGGTTCGAGGTGGACGTCGCCGCCACCGCCGAGGCCGCCCTGGACCGGCTGAACGGCGAGCTGCCCGACCTGGTCGTGGCGGACTTCCACCTGCCGGGCATGGACGGGCGCGAGCTGTCGCGCCAGATCCGCCTGAACGGCCGCACCCGAGCGCTTCCCGTTCTGATGCTGACCAGCGCCCGGGAGGTGGACCTGGAGCGTCAGGGCCTCGAGAGCGGCGTCGACGCCTACCTGCCGAAGTCGGCCAACGTCGAGGTGATGCTGGCGCGGCTCCGGGCCCTGCTGCGCCGTCCGCAGGCCGCTGGGGCCGAGCGCGGGCGGGCCTTCCGCCGGGCGCGGGTCCTGCTCGCCCACGACAGCGCGACCGCGCGGCTGCGCCTGCGGCACTTGCTCGATCAGGAGGGATATGAGGTCGTCGAAGCCTCGACGGAGCGGGAGGCGGTCCAGTCCCTGGATGAGGAGACCGACTGCGTGGTCCTGCCGATCGCCGCCGCCGCCTGGGACGGCCTGCTGCTGGCGCGCGATCTGAACGCCCAGCGGCAGCGGCTGGGATTCCCGTTCCAGATCGTGGTGATCGGGCCGGGGCCGGACCAGCCGGCCGAACTGGCGGCCGCCTTCGAGGCCGGCGCCGACGAGGTGGTCCGCACGCTCGAGAGCGACGACGTGGTGCTCGTTCGCCTCCGCGCCCTGCTGCGCCGCAAGCTGCTGCAGGACGAGGCCCGCCGCGCCCAGGCGGCCGAGGCGCGCGCCGCCGCGGCCGACCAGCTGGCCCGCGCCAACGCCGACCTGCAGGCCGCCAACCGCCAGCTGCGCGACGCCCAGGCCCAGCTCGTCCAGTCGGCGAAGATGGCCTCGCTCGGCGAGCTGGTCGCGGGGATCGCCCACGAGATCAACAATCCGCTGGCCTTCATCCTCGGCCATCAGGACACCGTCGAGCGGCTCGTGGGCGAAGCGCTGGCGGCGCCGGACTTGGCGACCGCCGGGCCGGCGCTGACCAAGGCCCAGGACCGTCTGCGATCCATGCGGCTGGGGCTCCAGCGCATCCAGACGCTGGTGCTGAACCTGCGCAAGTTCTCGCGCCTGGACGAGGCCGAGAAGCAGCTGCTGGACGTGCCGGATGCGATCGAGACCGTGCTCGCGCTGCTGAAGCCCAAGCTGGCCGACATCGAGGTCCGCCGACGGTTCGAGGCGGGCCCCGCGCTCTACGGCTCGCCGGCTCTGCTGAACCAGGTGGTGATGAACATCGTCTCGAACGCCGCCGACGCGCTGGGCGGGACCGGCGTCATCGAGGTCGCCACCCACGAGGCGGACGGCCGCTACCGCATCGAGATCAGCGACTCCGGCCCGGGCGTGCCGCCCGAGCTCCGCGACAGGATCTTCGATCCGTTCTTCACGACCAAGCCGGTGGGGGCCGGGACCGGTCTGGGCCTGGCGATCGCTTTTTCCGTCGTGCGGGCCCATGACGGCGCGATCTCGGTGGACGAGGGGCCGCTGGGCGGCGCACGCTTCGTCATCGACCTGCCGGCGGGAGGCGCCGCATGA
- a CDS encoding response regulator: MTAQRARLMMVDDEADILVALQDLFETTYDVSAFTSPAEALEALAGGLDPAVIVSDQRMPGMPGDRFLAEARRLCDAGAILLTGYADLSAVTAALNGGGIVGYVPKPWEPDALKAMVAGAVEQHHLRRALGQEQALLHGLMDHLPYAVAFKDAQGRFVHLNERKAGEFGRAAAACVGLTEAELGGVVRAEERQAIAERRALQVVEERPGPAGPSWIQVEYVPLLGRAGEVETLVVMERDITEQRLAEQQLRQSDKLRALGTLAGGVAHDFNNLLTAIVGSLELASKRLDRDPETVRRYLDNAALAAQRGASLTQRLLGFSRRTDSRLAVVDVAAAMTGMRDLLSRTLGGGVEVEWRIAADLWPTSVEPDQLEVAILNLAINARDAMPDGGVITIAARNVSLPAEADLERGLTAGDYVMLVIADTGEGMPPELLERVLEPFFTTKPVGKGTGLGLPMVYGFAQRSGGTLSIRSTPGQGTEVVMYLPRAGEADEPLPESAPAAVRRGPRARILVLDDEPGVRSVTAASLRDLGHEVVEAADGPAALAILQGGREVDLAVVDFAMPGMNGLEFVEKARRLAAGLPVILLTGYVDVEAAPDDVMVLHKPFTAATLEAAVAAALATEFASREGLTL; encoded by the coding sequence ATGACCGCCCAGCGCGCCCGGCTGATGATGGTGGACGACGAGGCCGACATCCTCGTCGCCCTGCAGGATCTGTTCGAGACGACCTACGACGTCAGCGCCTTCACCTCGCCCGCCGAGGCGCTGGAAGCCCTGGCCGGCGGCCTCGACCCCGCGGTGATCGTCTCGGACCAGCGGATGCCGGGCATGCCGGGCGACCGGTTCCTGGCCGAGGCCCGCAGGCTGTGCGACGCCGGGGCCATCCTGCTCACCGGCTACGCCGACCTGAGCGCGGTCACCGCCGCCCTGAACGGCGGCGGGATCGTCGGCTACGTGCCCAAGCCCTGGGAGCCCGACGCCCTGAAGGCCATGGTGGCCGGGGCGGTCGAACAGCACCACCTGCGCCGCGCTCTAGGGCAGGAGCAGGCGCTGCTGCACGGCCTGATGGACCATCTGCCCTACGCCGTGGCGTTCAAGGACGCGCAGGGCCGCTTCGTCCATCTCAACGAGCGCAAGGCGGGCGAGTTCGGCCGCGCCGCCGCGGCCTGCGTCGGCCTGACGGAGGCCGAGCTCGGCGGCGTCGTCCGCGCCGAGGAGCGGCAGGCGATCGCCGAGCGCCGGGCTCTGCAGGTTGTCGAGGAACGGCCCGGACCGGCGGGCCCGTCCTGGATCCAGGTCGAGTACGTGCCGCTCCTGGGGCGTGCGGGCGAGGTCGAGACGCTCGTGGTGATGGAGCGCGACATCACCGAGCAGCGCCTGGCCGAGCAGCAGCTGCGCCAGTCGGACAAGCTGCGCGCGCTGGGCACGCTGGCCGGCGGCGTGGCCCACGACTTCAACAACCTGCTGACCGCCATCGTCGGCAGCCTGGAGCTGGCGAGCAAGCGGCTGGACCGCGATCCGGAGACCGTGCGCCGCTACCTCGACAACGCCGCCCTGGCGGCGCAGCGCGGCGCATCCCTGACCCAACGGCTGCTGGGCTTCAGCCGCCGGACCGACAGCCGCCTGGCGGTGGTGGATGTCGCCGCCGCCATGACCGGCATGCGCGACCTGCTGTCCCGCACGCTGGGCGGGGGCGTCGAGGTGGAATGGCGGATCGCCGCCGACCTGTGGCCGACGTCGGTGGAGCCGGACCAGCTCGAGGTCGCGATCCTGAACCTGGCGATCAACGCGCGCGACGCCATGCCGGACGGCGGCGTCATCACCATCGCGGCGCGCAACGTCAGCCTGCCTGCGGAGGCCGACCTGGAGCGGGGCCTTACGGCCGGCGACTACGTCATGCTGGTCATCGCCGACACGGGCGAGGGGATGCCGCCCGAGCTGCTGGAACGGGTGCTGGAGCCCTTCTTCACGACCAAGCCGGTGGGCAAGGGCACGGGCCTGGGCCTGCCGATGGTCTACGGCTTCGCGCAGCGTTCGGGCGGGACCCTGTCGATCCGCAGCACGCCGGGGCAGGGCACGGAGGTCGTCATGTACCTGCCGCGCGCCGGGGAGGCGGACGAGCCGCTTCCGGAGTCGGCGCCGGCCGCTGTCCGGCGGGGACCGCGCGCGCGCATCCTGGTGCTGGACGACGAGCCGGGCGTGCGGTCGGTGACCGCCGCCAGCCTGCGGGACCTGGGCCATGAGGTGGTGGAAGCCGCCGACGGGCCGGCGGCGCTGGCGATCCTGCAGGGCGGCCGGGAGGTCGACCTCGCGGTGGTGGATTTCGCCATGCCCGGCATGAACGGGCTGGAGTTCGTCGAGAAGGCCCGACGGCTGGCGGCCGGCCTGCCGGTGATCCTGCTCACCGGCTACGTCGACGTCGAGGCGGCCCCCGACGACGTCATGGTGCTGCACAAGCCGTTCACCGCCGCCACGCTCGAAGCCGCCGTTGCGGCCGCGCTCGCGACGGAGTTCGCCTCGCGGGAAGGCCTGACGCTCTAG